DNA from Panthera leo isolate Ple1 chromosome D2, P.leo_Ple1_pat1.1, whole genome shotgun sequence:
GGTACGTAGCTCTGCTGCAGGGGAACCAGACCGACCAAAGGGAGCCTGAACAACCAGGAGAGCAGAGCTGGAAACATCCTAAACGCAAGCCGAGGTTTAAGGCCAAAACCAGCTCTAGGTAGCGGGTAGAAGTCTTCCTCCCGCCAGCTAGATCAGCCCTGAGCCGAttagagaggagaagagaaagggggggacAGGGCACCGAAACCACTGGCTAGGCCCCTTCCCCTGGGCTGCCCACGCTCTGGACCCTCACCCGCCTCCAGCCGGGCAGAACTGAACTATGTCCCTGGGCGGCCGGGACAGGAACAAAGCGGTCAGAAGCTGCAGGAGAGAACCACTCAGGCCTAGCACAAGGGCACCTGGCCGGAGAGGGGTGGCAGTGGCTTTGGGGGAGAGCCGACTGCGTGGACCTGCGAGTGGGGAGGAGACAGCCTTCTTCGTGCTCAGTGAGGGGGCAACCGGGTGGCCTCCGGGCAGCAGCAGCGGGCGTATGAACTTGTTCCCAGCACCCCCGGCCATGGGTTCTAAGATGGGGGTTCTTAGGAATGGACTCAGGGAAGGCCTAAGAACGAAGTGCTGCAGAGAAGCAAGAGAAGGTAGGAAGGAGAAATGCAACGggtagctttcttctttttctttctttctttctctctttttttctttctttcttttcctgactcAAAAtcactcaaacaaaacaaaaccaacgcTCAAAGAGGCGGAAAAATTTGGGAACCAGAAATGTTGTCGGAGATGGTCTAGCTCCGGGGAATGGGAGTGGAGGAGTGGGGCTGGAGCGCAGCTTCCTTCTTTTAGGCTTGACTGCCAACGCGACGCACACCCTCAAggacccccaccccacagtgCCGCGCActcacccccacctctctctcttgaTCTTTGCGCCCGAGCGGTTGCGATCCGCAGCAATACCAGGTGCATTCttctccctgcagcccctggccTGGTTTGGAGAAGCCGGCCCCGCCTGGGACGTCAATAGTCTCAATTCTGAGAAGAGAGGCACCGGCAAGGCTCTTCCCACAGAGGGTCTCCCCCACGACCCGCGGGCCGCCGCCACCCTAAGTACTCCCGGGTGCACGTGGCCCGCGCCGCATCCCAGCTCTCCGGGCGGCCCCAGGGGCTGACTCCCCGCACCATTTCCGCTGGCTGCCGAACAGCcccgcctctctcccctcccgccTTTCTCTTCTTGGCCTTGGGCACCCACAACTCCCAACGCAGCGGGACCCGCAGGACAGCTCTCCACGGCTCGCCCCAACTCTAGCCGTGTGTGCCGCGCCCGGGGGCGTTGTCCACAGTCCCTGCACCTTCCACCCGCCCCTTCCAGCTAAGACCAGTCTCCCACCATCTTGgcggagaaaaaaaaaaaaaaatgcttggggCGGCCAGGGCCGGATATGGGGCGCCTCGGTTGGGCTGGAACGGGTCTCTGTTTTTTCCAAGGCCAGTGCTGAGCCAGGTCTTTCTGTGGGCCTCACAGTAGCTCCCGCTGCTCCTCACTGGGCGAGGCGTGGTGGCTGGCGAGCGCCTATTGTGCAGAAGATGATCCCCACCGGCGCGGAGTTTCCAGACCTTCAGGGGACCCCACAGATTCGCCCAGAAAACAACCAGGGCCACACGAGGGCGCCAGAAGGCGTATGGGTTGGAGAAATTAGAAAGCCGCCTCCGAGGGTAAGGGCCTAGATCCAAGTTCCCGGTTTGAATATGCAGAAAAGAAGGCCTCCATGGCTGGGTCACAGATACCGCTCTCAAGATCGTAagaagccacccagtgtgtgcaGCAATCCAGCCACGCCATCACCAATGCAGTCAACAAACACTGCTTGATCTCTGATGCAGAATAGTGGTAGTTGAGGTGTACCGAGCACTTAATATGTGTGGGGCCCTGCACTAAACTCCTGGCATGTTTTGTCTTTTATCCCTGGCAACAACCTCTGAATAAGTATTACTACCTCCTCTTTGTAGGCAAAGACACTGAGGCTTAGAAACGCCCAAGGCCACTGACTACTTCAGGATTGGAACCAAGAGCGGTCAGACAACCAAGTTTACTAACAACTCCATCCTCCTGTCTCTCACATACCTGCTTCGCGCGGCAGCTGCAAGGGCTACAAGGGCAAATACAACGGAGACCTTTCCTTCGGGGGCTCATAGTTTACCCAGGGCCACCAGGCAGGCAATATATACTACTGGGTGAGAAGTGATAAGTGACACGAACGTCCTTTACTAACACGCGCTGCGAGTTCAGATGCGGGAGGGATGACTTCCGGCTAGGCGATCAGGGAGCTCTTCCTCGGAGAGGTAGTATTTGAGCAGAGCCTTGGAGAACAGCTTTCCATTCATGGAAACAAGGGCAAGGAAGACGTTCCAAGTGGAGGGAACAGCTTAAGCAAAGTCAACAAGTCGGGAACAGACACGTTGCCCATCCATAGATATACAAAACAATCCGTCTTCTTGGGAATCCTGTGGCCGGCATTTACGGGCCAGGAAGTTTTCTTGCCCCATAGCAGCTGGGAAAAGCCACGCTCCTGGGCCATTCTTCCTGGCAGTTGGCTCATGGACAGGAAGCCTCCCAGAACTGGCCCCGGCCGGGAAGGTACAGCCAGGCGGGGCGGGAATCGGTAGTTCGGGCACCCGGGGCATTGCAGCCTTACCCACAACGACTTGGACTTCACGACTCTATACTAGTCCTTTATTTCTGGTAGCGCCACAGCACCCCACACAGTGGATGCGGGGGGCGTGGTCCACATGAGCCGGAGCCAATGGGGAGGGAGGCCGAGGCGAGAGCCCCGCCCCCGACGTGACGCACGACCCCCGGACACAGGCTTCGCAGCCCCGGCTCCAGTCCCTGCAGTGGCTGTAACAAAACCCAGACCCCCAGGTCCGGGCCAATGGAGGCGATTTAGACTGGAGCGGGACCGCGTCTGTCAAAAACCCGACTCGGCAGCAGCGGCAGAGTCCAGAAGGAGAGCTGGAGCCGCTGCACTActtccccgcccccgccgggATTTATTGAGTATTTGGACTGGACAATTAAGTGGCCCTGATGATGTTACCAAGCCCGGTCACCTCCACCCCTTTCTCAGTCAAAGACATTTTGAATctggagcagcagcagcaacagcactTCCACGGCGCGCACTTGCAGGCGGACTTGGAGCACCACTTCCACTCCGCACCGTGCATGCTGGCCGCCACCGAGGGGACTCAATTTTCTGACGGAGGGGAAGAAGACGAGGAAGAAGAGGGCGACAAACTGTCCTATTTGAACTCACTAGCCACAGCCGATGGCCACGGGGGCTCGGGGCTCTGTCCCCAGAGCTACGTCCACACAGTCCTGCGAGACTCGTGTAGCGGGCCTAAGGAACATGAAGAGGAGCCCGAGGTCGTGAGGGACCGGAGCCAAAGTGAgtagagggggaaagaaaagcccCCGCACATCTGGAGCAATGGCGGAGCGCCCGCAAACAGCCCACAAACCTTGTCAGCAGTGCTTCCCGCCCCTTTAacctttggctggggtcatgccTCGCCCTGGTCAACGACAGCTCCGCAAAGCGCAGGTGCCTGCGAGCGAGCCGGGTCAGAGGGAGAAGGACGAGGTGACCCCGACAACTACGCCTCCCGCCTCCCGGAGAGGAGAGGCAAGCCcccaagggaaggaagggaaagtaaTTGCTGCCCTGAGGCCGATAAGCAACACGGGTTCAGTAGTCAGGATCCAGCAGCTAGAGAGACAGCTTGagcctcttcctcttttccccctAGCATGAGACGAGTTCTTTGAGGCCGGGACAGAGGTCCCCTCTTCTCCAAAAAAGATGATCCAAGCAGGTTGTGTTGGCAGGGCGCAGGAACTTTGGTAGAGACCAGCCAAGTGATTTCCTCACTTCTCTGCTTGGAGTTCAGTGTCCTGGACCCCAAGGCAccgggcagagagggaagggacagtCCGGGCGAGTGCGTGGGAACCCAGTGCATTTCCGTGTGCAGTATGTTCACACGGGAGAGTTTTTTGAAGATTCATAAGGTTATGCTTTGTGTCCCAGGCTGTGGGGCTGCAGGGTGAGTGAAAAACGCGCCGAACGTAGTCCTAGATCCCAGCTGCTCACATCTGATGGGAGGTGAATTGGGTAGGGAAGACAGGATAACTGAATATAGCTTCCAAGGAAGTGTCTGCTTCTGAGGGGAGAGAATCAAAGAACGTCTTTCCCAAGAGGAGGTCTGATGTGGCAGGAGCCAAGGCCTATACTCCTGACAGTTCCCCTGGGCCTAAAATCCACATAATACAGTCTAAATCAGTtaatcaaatttctttttttctctcaaaggTAACACACTCATCGTCACGCAGACATTTAGCCGGGGGCATgttgtcttttaaaagaaaaaaaaaagttcctaggCAATATAGGAGCGTTACACTCAAGCATTTTCTAACAGAAAGATTTTTCAGGCAACTCACACCAGCCCCCAAATACCAACATGCTTCACACCTTTGACTATCCTTAACATAGTGGAAGGCTAACAAGCTTGCAAATACTCTATAGTTATGATATAGTTGCAAGCTTTCATCCTGAAGACAGTCATTAGCACGCCGAGCCGCACATTTAATACAGAGTAATCTCTTTCTCGCTGATGCTCAAGTTCTAAATAAAGGCGAACTACCCCTCCCCATGGAACGTGCCTCCACCCTCTAAGGGCGTTCTGAGGGTGCTTGGGATGTCGCGGGGTCCCATGGCGCCAGCAGCCACAAACTTTCCAGAAAGTCCAGGCATTTACTACCGCACGCACCGCGCTGCCGCCCAAAGGGCCACAGTGCGCTGGGATAGGAACCGCGGTTAGGCTGGGAACTGCTAAGGGACGCTGTTGTTTTGCTTCTTCCGCAGAAAGCTGCCAGCTGAAGAAGCCTCTGGAGGTGGCCGGGGATTGTAAGGCGGCGGAGGAGAGCGAGAGACCCAAGCCACGCAGCCGCCGGAAGCCCCGGGTCCTCTTCTCGCAAGCCCAGGTCTTCGAGCTGGAACGCAGGTTCAAGCAGCAGAGGTACTTGTCGGCGCCCGAGCGCGAGCACCTCGCCAGCAGCTTGAAGCTCACGTCCACGCAGGTGAAGATCTGGTTCCAGAACCGCAGGTACAAGTGCAAGAGACAGCGGCAGGACAAGTCTCTGGAGCTGGGCGCGCACGCACCTCCGCCGCCACCGCGCCGCGTGGCAGTGCCTGTGCTGGTGCGGGACGGCAAGCCGTGCGTCACGCCGGGCGCGCAAGCCTACGGCGCGCCCTACAGCGTGGGTGCGGGCGCCTACTCCTACAACAGTTTCCCCGCCTATGGCTATGGGAactc
Protein-coding regions in this window:
- the NKX2-3 gene encoding homeobox protein Nkx-2.3 — its product is MMLPSPVTSTPFSVKDILNLEQQQQQHFHGAHLQADLEHHFHSAPCMLAATEGTQFSDGGEEDEEEEGDKLSYLNSLATADGHGGSGLCPQSYVHTVLRDSCSGPKEHEEEPEVVRDRSQKSCQLKKPLEVAGDCKAAEESERPKPRSRRKPRVLFSQAQVFELERRFKQQRYLSAPEREHLASSLKLTSTQVKIWFQNRRYKCKRQRQDKSLELGAHAPPPPPRRVAVPVLVRDGKPCVTPGAQAYGAPYSVGAGAYSYNSFPAYGYGNSAAAAAAAAAAAAAAAAYSGSYGCAYPAGGGGGGGGGGGGASAAAAAMQPACSAAGGGPFVNVSNLGGFGGGGGAQPLHQGAATGAACAQGTLQGIRAW